The following coding sequences lie in one Nakaseomyces glabratus chromosome K, complete sequence genomic window:
- the EMP24 gene encoding Emp24p (CAGL0K08426g~Ortholog(s) have endoplasmic reticulum localization) yields the protein MGNRIEKELRVVGGEDIVRFYSHSISYNKGKMLFGILVALFLSVVSAHNVLLPPHGRRCFTEKLGKGDELSITFQFGDRDPESSHQLTGDFTLTGVDSNTLHKTLRDVSHGDVVFSAPHSGNFEYCFSNENSNIKTKDVTFNMHGIVYVDLDDPNANTLDSAVRKLAKLTNEVKDEQSYIVIRERTHRNTAESTNDRVKWWSIFQLGLVVANSLFQIYYLKRFFEVTSFV from the coding sequence aTGGGGAATCGGATCGAAAAGGAATTAAGAGTAGTAGGGGGAGAAGATATTGTACGCTTTTACTCACATAGTATATCATACAATAAAGGGAAAATGCTATTTGGTATTCTAGTTGCGCTATTTCTGAGCGTTGTGTCAGCACACAATGTTCTATTGCCTCCACATGGCCGCAGATGCTTTACCGAGAAGCTAGGGAAAGGCGATGAGTTGTCTATTACATTCCAATTTGGTGACAGAGATCCAGAATCCAGCCATCAATTGACTGGTGACTTCACATTGACTGGTGTTGACAGTAACACTTTGCATAAAACTCTCAGAGATGTATCGCACGGTGATGTTGTCTTCAGTGCCCCTCACTCCGGGAACTTCGAATATTGTTTCTCCAATGAGAACTCTAACATCAAGACCAAGGACGTTACTTTCAACATGCACGGTATTGTTTACGTTGACTTAGATGATCCAAACGCCAACACCTTGGACAGTGCCGTTAGAAAATTGGCCAAGCTAACCAATGAAGTTAAGGACGAGCAAAGTTACATTGTCATTAGAGAGCGTACCCACAGAAACACCGCCGAATCCACCAACGACCGTGTCAAGTGGTGGTCTATCTTCCAATTGGGACTTGTCGTTGCCAACTCTTTGTTTCAAATCTACTACTTAAAGAGATTCTTCGAAGTTACCTCTTTTGTTTAA
- a CDS encoding uncharacterized protein (CAGL0K08470g~Protein of unknown function) — MSMFAMGCPDVIQIIQLCGGKSTEGSSYHELIRGYSIACIDVLVSRLLVDICRHSFSRD; from the coding sequence ATGTCGATGTTCGCAATGGGCTGTCCTGATGTGATTCAAATTATTCAGTTATGCGGTGGGAAGTCAACAGAGGGGAGCTCGTACCATGAGCTAATTAGAGGGTACTCAATTGCATGTATTGATGTTTTAGTCTCTAGGCTTCTAGTAGACATTTGCAGGCATAGTTTTAGCAGAGATTAG